The following are from one region of the Vitis riparia cultivar Riparia Gloire de Montpellier isolate 1030 chromosome 9, EGFV_Vit.rip_1.0, whole genome shotgun sequence genome:
- the LOC117922568 gene encoding acetylornithine aminotransferase, mitochondrial yields the protein MASIQFLLNNTLPSASDLRHSFSGLSGSSNGGRAIACVKVGVQAPGSGDSGKMGFRGASKEVMEAEGRVMVGTYARAPVVISHGEGCKLYDAEGREYLDMTAGIAVNALGHGDPDWLKAVVEQANTLTHVSNMFYSIPQVELAERLVSCSFADRVFFSNSGTEANEAAIKFARKFQRFLHPDQKQLATEFISFSNSFHGRTMGSLALTSKENYRSPFEPVMPGVTFLEYGNIHAARELIQSGKVAAVFVEPIQGEGGIYSATKEFLQSLRSACDDAGSLLVFDEVQCGLGRTGYLWAHESYGIFPDIMTLAKPLAGGLPIGAVLVTERVASAIKYGDHGSTFAGGPLVCKVAVAVLDKISKPTFLDSVSKKGQYFKELLVQKLGGNPHVREVRGLGLIVGIELDVPASPLVDACRNSGLLILTAGKGNVIRIVPPLIISEEELELAAEILLKCLPVLDKTKSK from the exons ATGGCTTCGATCCAGTTTCTCCTCAACAATACGCTTCCTTCGGCAAGCGATCTCCGCCATTCGTTCAGTGGACTCAGTGGTTCGTCCAATGGCGGCAGAGCCATCGCCTGCGTTAAGGTGGGCGTGCAGGCACCTGGTTCGGGGGATTCTGGGAAGATGGGGTTTAGGGGGGCGAGCAAGGAGGTGATGGAAGCGGAGGGCAGGGTTATGGTGGGGACGTATGCACGAGCTCCTGTGGTGATCTCCCATGGCGAGGGATGTAAATTGTACGATGCTGAGGGGCGAGAGTATTTGGACATGACGGCCGGAATTGCGGTGAATGCACTGGGACATGGCGATCCAGACTGGCTGAAAGCTGTTGTGGAGCAAGCCAACACTCTCACTCATGTCAGCAACATGTTCTACTCCATTCCTCAG GTTGAGCTTGCAGAACGTCTTGTGTCTTGTTCTTTTGCTGATCGGGTCTTCTTCTCAAACTCTGGAACAGAAGCAAATGAAGCTGCTATCAAATTTGCAAGAAAATTCCAAAGATTTTTGCATCCTGATCAGAAGCAGCTTGCAACAgagtttatttctttttctaatagcTTCCATGGGAGGACCATGGGTTCACTTGCTTTGACAAGCAAAGAGAATTACAGATCACCTTTTGAACCGGTCATGCCTGGAGTTACTTTTTTGGAGTATGGCAATATACACGCTGCTAGGGAATTGATTCAGAGTGGCAAAGTTGCTGCAGTATTTGTGGAACCTATCCAGGGTGAAGGTGGAATATACAGTGCAACGAAGGAGTTCTTGCAATCCTTGCGTAGTGCTTGTGATGATGCTGGGTCTTTGCTGGTTTTTGATGAG GTTCAATGTGGCCTAGGACGAACTGGTTATCTCTGGGCTCATGAATCCTATGGTATATTCCCAGATATAATGACACTTGCCAAGCCTCTTGCTGGAGGTTTACCCATTGGAGCTGTACTTGTGACTGAAAGAGTAGCCTCTGCAATAAAGTATGGGGATCATGGAAGCACTTTCGCCGGAGGGCCCCTTGTTTGTAAGGTTGCAGTTGCTGTTCTGGATAAAATCTCAAAGCCGACATTCTTGGACAGTGTTTCAAAGAAAGGTCAGTACTTCAAAGAACTGTTAGTGCAGAAGCTGGGAGGAAATCCACATGTAAGGGAGGTACGAGGTCTGGGGCTTATTGTTGGGATAGAGCTGGATGTACCTGCCTCACCACTTGTAGATGCATGCCGAAACTCTGGGCTTTTGATTCTAACTGCCGGAAAAGGAAATGTTATTAGGATAGTGCCGCCATTGATCATCTCAGAGGAGGAACTGGAACTTGCTGCTGAGATCCTCCTCAAGTGTTTGCCTGTACTTGATAAGACTAAGTCAAAGTAG
- the LOC117922721 gene encoding F-box/LRR-repeat protein 14, whose protein sequence is MDGLPEHLLWEILGRINKTVDRNSASLACKRFHKVDNEQRRSLRVGCGLNPANEALTSLCNRFPNLVKVEITYSGWMSKSGKQLDDQGLLILSVLCPSLTDVTLSYCTFITDVGLSYLASCSKLSALKLNFTPRITGCGILSLVVGCKKLTVLHLIRCLNVSSVEWLEYLGKLETLEDLSIKNCRAIGEGDLIKLGPTWRKIKRLQFEVDVNYRYMKVYDRLAVDRWQKQLVPCENMLELSLVNCIISPGRGLACLLEKCKNLEKIRLDMCVGVRDCDIVGLAQKSSNLRSISLRGPSDFSLPLLLSNPLRLTDESLKAVAQNCSMLESIRISFTDGEFPSFSSFTLNGILTVIQMCPIRKLSLDHVYSFNDAGMEALCSAPYLETLELVRCQEITDEGLQLVAQFPHLCVLRLSKCLGVTDDGFKPLVGSYKLELLSVENCPQISERGVQGAAKSVSFKQDLSWMY, encoded by the coding sequence ATGGATGGGTTACCAGAACATTTACTGTGGGAGATCTTAGGCAGGATAAACAAAACCGTAGACAGAAATTCTGCATCTTTAGCATGTAAACGCTTCCACAAAGTGGATAATGAGCAGAGGCGATCTCTTAGGGTTGGTTGTGGATTAAACCCTGCCAATGAGGCTTTGACATCCCTCTGCAATAGGTTTCCCAACTTGGTGAAAGTAGAAATTACTTACTCCGGATGGATGTCCAAATCAGGAAAGCAGTTGGACGACCAAGGGCTTCTTATTCTTTCTGTTCTCTGCCCTTCTTTGACAGATGTTACCTTAAGCTACTGCACTTTCATTACTGATGTGGGTCTTAGTTACTTGGCATCGTGCTCCAAGCTTTCAGCGCTAAAGTTGAATTTCACCCCGAGAATCACTGGCTGTGGCATATTATCTCTTGTTGTTGGGTGCAAAAAGCTTACTGTTCTCCACCTGATCCGATGCTTAAATGTTAGCAGTGTTGAGTGGCTAGAATATCTTGGCAAGCTTGAAACACTTGAAGATCTCTCCATTAAAAATTGTAGGGCAATTGGGGAAGGTGATTTGATTAAGCTAGGACCCACGTGGCGGAAGATAAAGAGATTGCAATTTGAGGTGGACGTTAATTATAGATATATGAAGGTTTATGATCGGCTAGCTGTGGATCGATGGCAAAAGCAGTTGGTCCCGTGTGAAAATATGCTGGAGCTTAGCTTGGTGAATTGCATCATCAGCCCTGGAAGAGGGCTTGCTTGTCTGTTGGAAAAGTGCAAGAATTTGGAGAAGATTCGCTTAGACATGTGTGTTGGAGTAAGGGACTGTGACATTGTAGGATTAGCCCAAAAATCAAGTAATCTTCGATCCATTTCCCTCCGAGGCCCATCTGATTTCTCACTCCCTCTTTTGCTGAGTAACCCATTGAGGTTAACAGATGAGAGTTTAAAGGCTGTGGCTCAAAACTGTTCAATGCTTGAATCAATTAGAATATCTTTCACTGATGGAGAGTTCCCTTCATTTTCCTCCTTTACTTTAAATGGAATCCTTACTGTGATCCAAATGTGCCCGATTCGAAAACTCTCTCTGGACCATGTCTATTCCTTCAACGATGCTGGAATGGAAGCACTTTGTTCAGCCCCATATCTAGAAACCCTAGAGCTGGTGAGATGCCAAGAGATCACTGATGAAGGGCTGCAGCTTGTGGCCCAGTTTCCTCACTTGTGTGTGCTACGGCTCAGCAAGTGTCTGGGAGTAACCGATGATGGGTTCAAGCCCCTTGTTGGGTCATACAAGTTGGAATTGTTGAGTGTGGAAAATTGCCCCCAGATTTCTGAAAGGGGTGTTCAAGGTGCTGCAAAATCGGTATCCTTTAAGCAAGACTTGTCATGGATGTACTGA